The window AGAAAATTCTAACATCCAATCCTTATCCTCAGACTCAACTAAACTATCATCGGCACTACCAGAAAGATTTCCAGTCATCTCATCAACCTGCTGATTCTGAAAATTCTCTGCACTTGACATGGTGTTCTCCGAGGTCAAAGCAGACGAGCATTCAGAAGCAATGTCAACATGTTTGATGTTACTGAGATCTGGACTAGTGTAATGAGTATAGGTAGGACTGGTGTAATGATCATAGGTTGGAGGACTGTTGTAGTGACCATAGGTATCTTTTTCCACATCATTGACCTCCTCATCCTCTGTCATCAGAACATTGTCAGCTTCTATGTCCGGACAGCTGGTTGAAGTATCATCTAAAACTAGGGAACGGTTTGCAGATATTGAAGCTTCAGAAGATGAGTTTTCAGTGGCAGCTCTATTGTTGAGCTCCACACTCTCAATCTTCAAATTGTTTTCCAAGCTCAAAACTCCAGCCAATGACGATTCATCAATACTCAAACTTCCGTGTTCTTCAGCCTCGGTACTTGAATTTGAGACAACATCATTCTCATCGAAACTATTTATTTCCTGATCAAGAGGCATGCTTCCATCTGTTGCAGTTAAGTATATTTGACTGCTCGAAGGTAGTTCAGTAGACAAGTTTCCTTCAACCATATCCAATGCTCCTTCGCCCTGACCTTCTACACcagataaatatataagaaacgTGGAGATTATCTTACAATAACAAATCTTATTGAATCATGTGTTGACCTGTTATCGACTCTTCCAAAGAAACGCGACTTGCACTTGTTTCCAAGTTGGCGTTTTGCTCAGAGACTAGCTCTTTACAGTCTTCTCCCACATCAGAATTTGCAAGAAGTTCCTTGATAAACTTATATCCTCTTCGTCGGACAATGTTGGCAAGATCAActctagcaaaaaaaaaaaaccaaaactaaatcaAAAATCAAGAGTTTCAGAAGCAATCACTAAAAATAAGATATATTGTAAAGAGTAAACGACACACACAGTTCAACGAGCCTGCCAACTTAATCAACATTACAGACTGctataaaatttgaacaaaaaactACAAATTTCGAATTTGGAACCTTCCATGTGCCGAAAGCTCCTTCATGGTCGGCACGTGACCTTCGGGAAGCCCAGCCAAAGCAACGAACTCCATAATCTCACTCCGAAGCTCCTCATTGCTCTTCACTCTCTTACGAACTCTGCCAAAACACTCGATCCAATTCAAACCACAATCCAAAAATTGACGCCCTAAGCACGTCCAATTTCTATCCACAGATCGAAGCAAAGACCcaaaaaacaaaggagaaaaattCGAACCTGGGTTGTTTGATGGAACAAGCGAAACAGACAAAACTATGTTTCTTCGTGGAATTCAAATAGGAAACACAAAGTTGAGGTTgctgatgacgacgatgataATAGAACAACGGTTTCCGAAATTCCAAGGATGGGAAGGAAATAGAGAAAGGGATATGAGAAATCGTCGCCATGGCCGGACTTGCTCAACCTCTGTGAAGTCCccagtttcatttatttattaagaagaTGACGACTGAGTGTGAAAGATTCGAATACCTTTGAAACACACAACACTATTTGTCTCTCTAATCATATGAATTGATTTTTAGATTTCGGTTGTACAAAAACCGGGAGTCTATCTAATTAATTCTCGCTATTTCTATACGGTTAAGATCATTTAAACCATAACCGGGTTTCGGTttgaccaaaaccaaaactattccACAATTTTGCAATTTCCAACACGATCTCCCAtacaagtgttttttttcttcctatggCAAAAGATTGTTAAAATCGCTAAACCCGAGAAGGAATCTTAGATACAGATAAACCACCGGTACAAATTTACCACTAAACCGGCTATTCGTCAAAAGAACCAGGTAGTTTTTCCAAGACTACTTTACAGTTTTACAGATAGTGTACAAATGGCCTTCGTAAGTGTTTCAATTCTCCGGCTTCATGCTCGAGTTCATTCTCCCTGGGTGAGACGTTGATATCACTGGAGCAGTATCAGCAGCCGAAGCTACTTCGTTACTCTCAGGCGTAGGAATGATTTGTGGCTGAGAATGCAGCTCATGTTGTTGCGGTTGAAGATGAGGCTGGTAGACTTCCAGCTGCATCGCTGAACCTGTGCTAGGGCCTTCGTTAGAGTTTTCCAGCGCAAAATTGTGAGAAGAAATCTGGTTGTTGTTGTGACCGTTTGGTTGTTGCGGCGGTTGATCGCAAAACTTCATAGTCTTGAGGACAAAATTGTCGTCATGGAGCTCGAATGGAGTGCTGCATATAGTGAATTCACAGTGTCAGTAATCAACATAGTAGAGAAATTTAGCTGAAAAGATATCATATTTGGTGTTTGATTTTTTACGTGTTGAAATCAAAATGCACGAGCTGCATATCTTCTGATATTTCCACTTCTACTGTTGCATGAGGACGAGTCTGGTGCAgtgaaaaaacaacaacaatcagacGATAAAGGAACAGATACTACGATGAAAAGAAGGCGTTTTTCATGTTCTTAAGTTTGCTTGCGGATTAATCTAGAATCCTATGAAGCTGTTGATCAAGTTACCTGGACAAGGATAAAAGGAAGAGCAACACCGCCACTGGGAGCATTTCCTGAGCTATACAAGTGCTCATTTCTCTGTATCAGGTTCTGAAGGCCTACATACTTTCAGACAtacagagaaaaaagaaagaaggagcATGTAAGAATCTATGATAAAAgtaacaataagatcaatcatATAGGCCCCAGAGGTTCTATGCTGTCCATTACTTGTTCTTCCAGTTCTGGGGAATATGCGATTTTCTTCTCAATCCTGTTCCTAAGTGAGAGTCGTTCGCTCtgcaaacaaaaagacaaaatgaAATCAGATTCAGGGAACATTCTCTAAACGAGCTCCGGTACATGGGCAAACAGAATATTTGGTTGAAACCTTTAATTCTTCAATGTCACTTAAGCTTGTCCGAGGAAGACCTCTCCACTGAATCTCTTTTTTATCCTTGGATATTATATCCATAGCCATGAGGACGTTTAAAGCATCATATACTCTTCGTCTTATGTTCTTCTCATCATACTGTTGCTGGTCAAACGTTTTCACATTATATACTTTTACCAAAGTGTACAGCAAGTATCGCACATGTTCAAGTTATAAACTATAGAAGAAATGCGTACGTGATCTGGGGATGTTCCATCGTTATTTGGGAGTGCATATTCAGCAACAAGCTCGTCCGCAACCTGAAAGTACTTAAACCCGTTAGATACCATATTGCAGAGCAACACGTTTTGCAATACTTCTCATGAGACAAATTTGATATTCCACtatgagaaaaatgtataagCACAAGAAATCAGTTCCATGAGAGAATGTAAACGGAAGTGAACATATCTTGTAAGGAAGACATATAGTGAAGCTTTCTGTTTAAAGGAAACTACAGTACCTCATTGTAAGTTGTCCTTCCTTTGCTTTCTACCTTTTCACAGACTGAGAGGAAGCCGGAAGAACAACAAAAGGATCacttaaatgtaaaaacaaaatttggaggCATTATCCACAATTCATAGCTATAAAATTCAAAGACATCTAGATGGAAGCAAAAAAGAGGCAGAGAAAGAGATAAGACCTTTCATGCTAAATTGACGTAGCCCTCTTCCATTCTTATCTGGACCAATCGCACGCTGTcccctctttttcttcttaccaCTGTTAATAGCTTAATGATCAAACTAAACTATACAGAAGACATGTAACAATTTCCACTACAAAAATTACGCACAAAGACAGTGGCCTATTGTCCCAACAAGGATACTCTGGAAAGATTTATATTCCAATAGGCAGATTTGTAGTAGATTTTAGACAAACTTCAAGCAATAAATTTGATCTACTGGTCAAGTTTCATATATTGATTATGCAACGCCTATGCCAAACAAAACATTCACAAGGTAATAAGCTCATAAAAGCAGCCATTGCAGTAAAATGAAACCCTAAATCGCTAAACCCAACCACCGCAATAAACCCatataaaaacctttttaacaaaatcacagAATTGAGGTGGTTTTAAACATACCCAGAAGCTCCTTGGGAGCCAGCATCGTCACCTTGAATATCCAAATTGTTCAAGCGTAGAAAAGTACTGTCGCTAGCAGATGTAGCCACGGTGGTCGTCTGCTCACTCCGGCTCGAAGGAGAGCCCATACTGCCACTAGTAGACACAGATTGACCAGAAACCGCCGTGCCCCAAGACCTAGTACTAGGgttattgttattattgttgttgttgcttctaCCGGAACCATCCTCATGGTGGTTGTTGTGATTAGAATTAGACCCAGTTGTTGTCATCCTTCTTCAACCTAAACTATCTACCGCACAATCCGCTACTGGAGAATtcaatttgttgaaaaaaattgttCCGGAACCTTTTCGATTTTGAGGGAAAAGCTCAGATTGAGTTACTGACCTTTAAAATTCGATAAACGGGGAAATTAGAAGCTTTCAGTGATGGAGGATCACCATTAGATTCGATAGTGTGATACTTGTCTTGAAACTGTGATCTTCGCGGCGGAGAGTTTAGAGATTTCGCcggagaagagaaggagagagatgaTAAAGTCGATCGGAGTTGGGAAggtttgttaatattatttgtGCGATGATGAAAAAAGATGTCCACGATGGATGCGAGAGGGACCAAACTGactgaataataataataggtaaaaaaaataataataataaagcagTAAAGAAGAtaattttctttactttttcatttatttattttaccaaaagatTAATTCTCTTttgagaattttattttaagtcaTCAGAATATAAATACtggatttatcttttttttatttctttttattattttggcaAAATACTGAatttatcctcttcttcttttacaatatattgaaaaaataaagacaaaaaaatggaTAGAAAAATGGCTTTAATAAGCATGAAAATAATAAACCTAGAAAATTTGACACCACACAATCGCACATAATGTATATGATAATggagtaaacaaaaaaagttaaaataatagtTTGGTACCAATCGTCAGTACTTAATATGAATTAGTAGTAACTACTGCTTGAAATTACTCATTTTGGTGTTTGAGTTTTGAACATGCTATTAggaaatataaacataaattggAGCGAAGAGATTTAGTTCCTAAATCGTGTGGGAATGAAACTTAAGGTTCACGAAAGGCACATTCCAtggtgatttttttcttttgtttttagtctttttttgggtttaaaattaaaaattaaaaatcaatacatacttgatatcatatatatttttcatattatgaAAAAGGGCTATTCTCAacttctttatgttttttttgggggaccaattttatttatttgaggtTTACGTTTTTTTCGTAAACTTGCACAAAAtcacttctctttcttctctttttttttctttttcttttgtcaatgtaaataaatttatttgtattttgcttTGTAGACGTAGTACTAATAATAATGCCATTTGGTTCAAAacaaatgttattttcatactaTTTGATAGGCTTACGAAATAAAtgctaaaattatatatatatagggaaaatcacgttttaaaccttcaaaatgTCATTGAGTAGCAGTTTAAACATTGggatatctaatttttttgtttgtaccGCCATGAAAGATGACGGAACAGTAACATCCGTCAACgtaaaatagttaaactatgctggtttgatttaaatacttatttaattaatttaatttaatttaattatttatgatgattgataaaagaaaataaaatatacatcaaagcaaacaaaaaaaaaaatcagaggttaagttaatatatttagaagattcattATTTTCCAATGAGAAGTCAATCGGTTTGAATCAGAATCGAGTGGAAATGCATTTATTAAAAGGATtaataatatgaagaacaacatcGTAAAAATTTTGTCTACGATAAAGAtgaacacaaatttattttttctctttttatttatttttaaaactaaaactaatttaaatataaagtaAACCAATACAATTTAACTATTTTGCGTTGACGGATACTATTATTCCAATATTTTTTATGACgatacaaaaatgaaagttagttttaaagttaaaagtgttagtaaaatcattttaaatgttcaaattgttagtaaaatcattttaaagatttatactgttagtgaaattctctcgaggtttaaagtgttaCCCAGTGAtactttgaaggtttaaaacgtgattctccctatatatatatatatatatatatgtgtgtgtgtgtgaattaTGATCATTTTCAGAAAACTCCTATAGTCATTtctgaaagaaatagaaataaatatatataatttttttatttggtaagaacatattatatatactttcagaaaacaaaagtcaaaagagaagaatttttttttagaagactaTTATAgtctttataaaaaattaaattaactagTGACCTAttcacattatttttatttatttgtctgataaaaaaaatatttacaaataaaataagtacTAAGACAATTATACAGactataaagtaaataaatataaaaaaaggtaTAGAATAGAGCAAAAGAGATGGTATgaaatcacaaatttttataaagattaGAAATATAGTCATGTACATTATTACAATTGTTTTCGAGTTACCAAGTAttgaaacataataaataaatatatactatgCTCTATAAAATACTTTATGCTCTATTTATTCTCGCCAATCTCGTCGCTGACATCTTCATCGCTGCCATCTCCGTCGCTGACATCGCCATCTTCGTCGCTCACATCGCCATCTCCGTCGCTGCTCTCATGGGAGAACCCTAATCCATGGGAGGACCGACGAATCCTCTGGACCATGAATTCCAAGTACTAGGAGATCATGTATGATAATCTATCATAATAATATGATTAAGGTTTACCAAGTTTATTagagttggttttgtttcaaGAATCTTGTCTTGTTATCATCTCTACTTTAATGTATGTTTTGCGTTTCTTTTTTAGAGGAGTCATGTTTTCAAGAATCGGTTATCTCTATTTCAATATCTATCTAATTATTATTGTGTCTGCTTAATCGTTATCTAGTTATTGTTGTGTTTGCTTAATCGTTCTTATCGTTTCTTTCATGTTACCCCTTCCTTCATAGTAGATCAATTACAAATCCAAtgtccaaaaatataaaatgcgCATGCACAAAATGCACACATCAAAATTATAAGAAGTCAGAACAAGAAAAAGCACATGCATAtctatctttctctctattTCACTTTAATTACATGATCTacttttttattctaaaatttacttactttttatataaacaaacaaaagacaagACTAGTATGGCTCTAAGTTAACAAAAGCAACCTTTAGCATCATTAGTACTTTTGGTACTTGGCTAATAATATATAGACTTCAACAAAACACACATTCACTTGTTGGGCCTTAACCAAATTCGCAGCCCAAAATAAGTTTGACTCCAACACCTTATAGTCAAATCGAATGGGCCGAGAAGACGCGAATAGTTTCGTCAATCGTATCGTTAAAAGAAATCGTCGTCGTTTAGCCTCATCGTAAATGGGCCCTTTAATGATGAGGTCCAATTCGAGGAATAGCCAATAAAGAAATAGAATGAATTGAGATTTTGTCGTCAAtggtttttacaattttacattaCATACtgtacgtacgtacgtatacACACACTTCAATTAATTAACagacaaatttattttgtttaaatggaATTTTATCAATCAAACTGTGCAACCAATAATATGAAAACTCTATTCTAGATATTATTCAAACGAACAAATCTAAATATCTAAGTGTAATGTTGTTGAGATCATCATTGTGGATACTAGAATTATTTTCTATTGAGGAAGTAGGAAGACTACgctaaaaaatactaaaagtttGAAGAGTGACATCTATTATTTCTTGGAACCTAACATACAGAAATGGGTGACATATACTAGTAGTACACAGTACTAGTTTCACTCGGAAATCAAACCCccgacttaaaaaaaaagaagatattctacccaaaaaaatatatactaacgGCTCTAATACATTTAAAATGCCgatctttgattataatttGCCGTTTGAATTGTAAATGGATGCTCTTTGATCCAAAGATGATGAACTCATCAATcaacaaaagaaggaaaaggatGGGTAACTACTAATAagacatacattattataaaataaaataaaaacttgcaTGCTTCtaaaaaatactactactactatatgaAAGAAGTACAAGTCTTGAAAAGTTAATAATTTACTAAGTTGGTTTGGTGTCACTGATTTCACTTTTGCTCTTTTTGTTAATGTGTTTGCGGTTGGAAATAAGAGGTCACTTTATTATTTCGGTCTGGTTGGATCCAcacatacaagaaaaaaatagttaaattttaaataaaaacatttttttttaagtagtttAAACTTCAAACTCTCCAccacctatatatatagttttatgcCAAAAAGTAAGTAGAATTACAAAACGTAAGTCGAATTAACTTGATCGACAGTTCTATGCCACACAGTTAGTGTATTGGGAAATCAGATTAATAAAGATATCGACTCACATTTCGTATTTTTGGCCGTTTatgatttgagtttcttttgTTACGCtagggaaattttttttttaagtataggtccaagtttttaaatttcttactTTATTACTCGCAAGAAAGAGAAACGTTTGTTTGTATTTGGTGGGCATTAAAGAAAAGAGATCAATTGAGGAGGAGCTAGGAGCGTGGGATCGTGGCAGTgaatactgtatatatttttcgtGTTAGTTTCATCCAAGAAACTGAAACAGCTGTTCCGTCTTCAGTGTTTTTCTGCACCATCAATCTGACCGCGCAATCATTATCGCATTGCCCCTCTGTATATTGCCGTTATTAACCTTGATGATAAATTTACTTGTACTTTTCTGCCTCAGTAGTAGTAATGAATACCACCAATGCAATTGGTTCAAAACAAATGTTATTCTTATAACAGCAGATAACTAGTGACCGATTTGCAtagtttctatttatttttctgataaaataaatataaaaagggtATAGAGCAATAGTAAGATTTTGAAATCACAAATTTCATTATATGCTAGCGAAATTTTGAAGTATAgctcaactttttaaaattgttaatattcttttttaaatgaTCGTATTTGGTGGGCAGAAAAGATATCAATTGATAATAAGGGTGGCAATGAATATTTGTTGTCAGTTCAAAGTACTATATAGTAGTAAGtgttcttctgtttcttttctgcACCCTAGATATAATCATTATCATATAGCCCCttttaataatactattatttctagctttaaaattatataaataaaagttatgTGTATTTTGCTTTGTAGGAAGGAGGAGTAAAATGTCACCAATTGTGTTCCCTATAAATAAAGTACGTACTTGATGGtctcttgattcttcttctctgcaaAATAATAAGTACCACCAGATCACAAATTTATTAAGTTCTTCATTTCCAACACGCAACAAAAATTTGTAGATGACAACTGTATAGAACTAAAACTTTATCTATAGAGAGAGCGTCGAAAGTAGAGGAACCAGGTCTCTAGGCATTGTAAATGAGTGTTATCTCATTATattccccatttttttttttaaatgaaatttatttgtttactccatttttttttaagtatcatTAGTGCATGTTTACTAAATGATACTTAAAAATATGgagtaaacaaataaatgtcATATTTCTTCTCTGTGTCATATTTAATAATTAGTGCATAATATAGATGTATTATGTATACGTCAATACGATCGAACATTTATTGTTCTCCAACTGTTTTAAGTTGAAACTCTCTTGATAAATTAAGGATGTATGGTGATTATTAATGATTAATATCTTCTATACCAACTCTCTGTGTCATACTATTAGTACAAGTTTTAGTTCTTATTCtcttacaaaaaccaaaaagaataaaaagtaTAGCATTTGGTTTAATAGCATGTGTATTTAAGATTAAAATTAGTATGACAATCTAATTAGTATAAATTTGAGGGTAAAACGTCACCTAATTAAGTGATTAGAATTAGTAGATTAGTAGATTATACGGAATTAGTACATACATAAGTATGTGAGAGAAGAATAgagatattctttttttttttaaagtaaaataaactaaaaattattgCTGGTCAAAAGATTTCAAACGTCTgcaagaaaatatcaaaatattttctctctctttccccccctctctctctctctctctctctctctctctctcttcgtgaTCAATTCTCTATGCCGAGAGAGGAAAGTATCGCAGAGATGATATCTTTGCCGGATCTTTGCCGGAATCGGCAATGGCAAAATCCCCTTGCCTATATAACAAGCCATCTTCTTCTACAAATCTCTTcatatctcaaatctctctGAATCTCAACATCTAAAGTTATGAGAAGAGTTTTACAGTACTTAGCCCGCCGCCACCGTGCGAAGATGGTGCCGACCGCTGCATTTTCCTCTGGGTTCGGACATCATCCGGGTTCAAGTGAAGGTGCGAAGATGGTGCCGACCGCCACGTTTTCCTCTTGGTCTGGAGATCATCCGGGTTCAAGTGAAGctgctcctcttcctcctcaac is drawn from Camelina sativa cultivar DH55 chromosome 8, Cs, whole genome shotgun sequence and contains these coding sequences:
- the LOC104708787 gene encoding uncharacterized protein LOC104708787 isoform X2; amino-acid sequence: MATISHIPFSISFPSLEFRKPLFYYHRRHQQPQLCVSYLNSTKKHSFVCFACSIKQPRVRKRVKSNEELRSEIMEFVALAGLPEGHVPTMKELSAHGRVDLANIVRRRGYKFIKELLANSDVGEDCKELVSEQNANLETSASRVSLEESITGQGEGALDMVEGNLSTELPSSSQIYLTATDGSMPLDQEINSFDENDVVSNSSTEAEEHGSLSIDESSLAGVLSLENNLKIESVELNNRAATENSSSEASISANRSLVLDDTSTSCPDIEADNVLMTEDEEVNDVEKDTYGHYNSPPTYDHYTSPTYTHYTSPDLSNIKHVDIASECSSALTSENTMSSAENFQNQQVDEMTGNLSGSADDSLVESEDKDWMLEFSSPTSSIEEKTIRFIQNGYLDTVDYEENDIPNESYPETEESAETTKSAEFIGDNRGGQGNVSTPPNGTALALEEFTHATEVNSSDRNSDQRDESADMDTDPHDETRKRENQVEITRLRFMLNQKELELSRLKEQIEKEKLSLSVLQRRAETEIQKAQMLISEKEVELQEAEESLSGLQEVVIEYCGDGNVVEVTGSFNGWQHRVGMELQASKSIGKQKCWSTLLWLYPGTYEIKFIVDGQWITDPQKDSVTRGHITNNILKVES
- the LOC104708787 gene encoding uncharacterized protein LOC104708787 isoform X3 → MATISHIPFSISFPSLEFRKPLFYYHRRHQQPQLCVSYLNSTKKHSFVCFACSIKQPRVRKRVKSNEELRSEIMEFVALAGLPEGHVPTMKELSAHGRVDLANIVRRRGYKFIKELLANSDVGEDCKELVSEQNANLETSASRVSLEESITEGQGEGALDMVEGNLSTELPSSSQIYLTATDGSMPLDQEINSFDENDVVSNSSTEAEEHGSLSIDESSLAGVLSLENNLKIESVELNNRAATENSSSEASISANRSLVLDDTSTSCPDIEADNVLMTEDEEVNDVEKDTYGHYNSPPTYDHYTSPTYTHYTSPDLSNIKHVDIASECSSALTSENTMSSAENFQNQQVDEMTGNLSGSADDSLVESEDKDWMLEFSSPTSSIEEKTIRFIQNGYLDTVDYEENDIPNESYPETEESAETTKSAEFIGDNRGGQGNVSTPPNGTALALEEFTHATEVNSSDSDQRDESADMDTDPHDETRKRENQVEITRLRFMLNQKELELSRLKEQIEKEKLSLSVLQRRAETEIQKAQMLISEKEVELQEAEESLSGLQEVVIEYCGDGNVVEVTGSFNGWQHRVGMELQASKSIGKQKCWSTLLWLYPGTYEIKFIVDGQWITDPQKDSVTRGHITNNILKVES
- the LOC104708787 gene encoding uncharacterized protein LOC104708787 isoform X1 translates to MATISHIPFSISFPSLEFRKPLFYYHRRHQQPQLCVSYLNSTKKHSFVCFACSIKQPRVRKRVKSNEELRSEIMEFVALAGLPEGHVPTMKELSAHGRVDLANIVRRRGYKFIKELLANSDVGEDCKELVSEQNANLETSASRVSLEESITEGQGEGALDMVEGNLSTELPSSSQIYLTATDGSMPLDQEINSFDENDVVSNSSTEAEEHGSLSIDESSLAGVLSLENNLKIESVELNNRAATENSSSEASISANRSLVLDDTSTSCPDIEADNVLMTEDEEVNDVEKDTYGHYNSPPTYDHYTSPTYTHYTSPDLSNIKHVDIASECSSALTSENTMSSAENFQNQQVDEMTGNLSGSADDSLVESEDKDWMLEFSSPTSSIEEKTIRFIQNGYLDTVDYEENDIPNESYPETEESAETTKSAEFIGDNRGGQGNVSTPPNGTALALEEFTHATEVNSSDRNSDQRDESADMDTDPHDETRKRENQVEITRLRFMLNQKELELSRLKEQIEKEKLSLSVLQRRAETEIQKAQMLISEKEVELQEAEESLSGLQEVVIEYCGDGNVVEVTGSFNGWQHRVGMELQASKSIGKQKCWSTLLWLYPGTYEIKFIVDGQWITDPQKDSVTRGHITNNILKVES
- the LOC109124415 gene encoding transcription factor-like protein DPB isoform X2; translation: MTTTGSNSNHNNHHEDGSGRSNNNNNNNNPSTRSWGTAVSGQSVSTSGSMGSPSSRSEQTTTVATSASDSTFLRLNNLDIQGDDAGSQGASGGKKKKRGQRAIGPDKNGRGLRQFSMKVCEKVESKGRTTYNEVADELVAEYALPNNDGTSPDHYDEKNIRRRVYDALNVLMAMDIISKDKKEIQWRGLPRTSLSDIEELKSERLSLRNRIEKKIAYSPELEEQYVGLQNLIQRNEHLYSSGNAPSGGVALPFILVQTRPHATVEVEISEDMQLVHFDFNTTPFELHDDNFVLKTMKFCDQPPQQPNGHNNNQISSHNFALENSNEGPSTGSAMQLEVYQPHLQPQQHELHSQPQIIPTPESNEVASAADTAPVISTSHPGRMNSSMKPEN
- the LOC109124415 gene encoding transcription factor-like protein DPB isoform X1, coding for MTTTGSNSNHNNHHEDGSGRSNNNNNNNNPSTRSWGTAVSGQSVSTSGSMGSPSSRSEQTTTVATSASDSTFLRLNNLDIQGDDAGSQGASGGKKKKRGQRAIGPDKNGRGLRQFSMKVCEKVESKGRTTYNEVADELVAEYALPNNDGTSPDHQQYDEKNIRRRVYDALNVLMAMDIISKDKKEIQWRGLPRTSLSDIEELKSERLSLRNRIEKKIAYSPELEEQYVGLQNLIQRNEHLYSSGNAPSGGVALPFILVQTRPHATVEVEISEDMQLVHFDFNTTPFELHDDNFVLKTMKFCDQPPQQPNGHNNNQISSHNFALENSNEGPSTGSAMQLEVYQPHLQPQQHELHSQPQIIPTPESNEVASAADTAPVISTSHPGRMNSSMKPEN